One part of the Vicia villosa cultivar HV-30 ecotype Madison, WI linkage group LG6, Vvil1.0, whole genome shotgun sequence genome encodes these proteins:
- the LOC131609187 gene encoding transcription factor BEE 3-like isoform X2, translating into MLVRRGKTNEKLRGLKNIVPECYKTMEMEVMLNGIINYVRSLEHQVVFLSLKLTAASTYYDFNSEADDLETMQNRYYFGRMTHVMRMK; encoded by the exons ATGTTG GTTAGAAGAGGAAAAACCAATGAGAAATTGAGAGGCTTGAAGAACATTGTTCCAGAATGTTACAAG ACCATGGAAATGGAAGTAATGTTGAATGGAATCATAAACTATGTTCGGTCATTGGAGCATCAAGTAGTG TTTCTTTCATTGAAGCTTACTGCAGCTAGTACTTATTATGATTTCAATTCAGAAGCAGATGATTTAGAAACAATGCAG AATAGATACTACTTTGGCCGAATGACGCATGTAATGAGGATGAAGTAG
- the LOC131609187 gene encoding transcription factor BEE 3-like isoform X1 produces MLVRRGKTNEKLRGLKNIVPECYKTMEMEVMLNGIINYVRSLEHQVVFLSLKLTAASTYYDFNSEADDLETMQQNRYYFGRMTHVMRMK; encoded by the exons ATGTTG GTTAGAAGAGGAAAAACCAATGAGAAATTGAGAGGCTTGAAGAACATTGTTCCAGAATGTTACAAG ACCATGGAAATGGAAGTAATGTTGAATGGAATCATAAACTATGTTCGGTCATTGGAGCATCAAGTAGTG TTTCTTTCATTGAAGCTTACTGCAGCTAGTACTTATTATGATTTCAATTCAGAAGCAGATGATTTAGAAACAATGCAG caGAATAGATACTACTTTGGCCGAATGACGCATGTAATGAGGATGAAGTAG